The sequence below is a genomic window from Monodelphis domestica isolate mMonDom1 chromosome 2, mMonDom1.pri, whole genome shotgun sequence.
TATTCAATTTATCATATCTCTCAGAATTTCTATATTTGAGACTCTGAAAAAATGGGAGATTTGGAATCCAAGGTATAGAAACTAAAGAAAATTTGACAGAAcagaaataaaacatttgaaaaacacATTGGTTCTATTCAAGCCAAATTAGCTGAATTTGATGATAGAACAAACAAAATGATTAAATGATCATAAATCTCTAATGAAAGCATAATTAATTAAAGGTTAAAtactatgtttttaaaattaacataaGAAATTTGTCTAGAAGGACACAGAagagaaaagacaggataagtgAACCCACTGGTCATCAACACAATGAAAGCTCAAATTTAaccaaaatgattaaaatttaccctatatcatttatttattgatcctatttacatttatttaattttgtctcaagaggggaggagggggttCTTGACAGCCTCTCATTTAAAATTTCCAAccaatcacattgtttcccttgCCTCAGCTATGTAATCAATCATGTTGTTCTCAGCCTCATGATATTACCTACCATTTTGTTCTTTGTCCTATgctttgaaatggaaagaatataccaataacctcttgaaagagatcccaaaataaaaaacctgGAATCAAGTTCCTCCACTTTTGTTGTTACTggtcctttcttttcccttttaagttcttctttttatttatttattttttaaaattttatttaattaggtgatttagaatatttttccatggttgtaagactcatgttctttccctcccctcccccacccccttcctgttaCTGAAGTCTAAGTCTGCTAATAAAGCAGATTTTCTCTCTCAATCTAACTGTTTGAAATAATGCCTTCTGTTGAGAAACTTGCCTAGAAGGTGATAAATGAAGTTCAGTAAATAAAAGCCAGCAGTATCATTGATCATGATATGAAAAGGGAAATTGAGAATTGACTTGTAGTAAAATAAATGACCTAGAATTCACTGCAGTTCTTCTATTTTTGTATGAATGTTTATCGGTTGTGTGAAGAGTggatcaaactttctttgtctatcaatcagcaatttaaAACGAATCAATCAGGgagccagctgggtggctcaatggattgagagccaggcctagagacaggaggtcctgggttcaaatctggcctcagacacttcccagctgtgtgaccctgggcaagtcacttaacccccattgcctagcccttaccactcttctgccttggagccaatacacaatattgactccaagatggaaggtaagggtttaaaaaaaaaataaaactaaaacaaatcaATCAAAAGTTTAAACACCCCTACATGACACTAAGTAAGGGAATTCCCAAGTCCCTTACTAAAAGTGGGTGATAACCCCAGAGGCAACTTCCCTGCCCCCAGGCAagtgaattcttttgatttctactttgccttctggttctaTGGCATCTGGGCTGTTTTCTTGTATGACTTATTTTTGGATTCACTCgacattcatttattaaaaattatattctgcAGCAAGCcctgtgctaggcaatggggatataAAAGCAACATAGTCTCTGTCCTTAAGGAGTCCACCATCCAAACAGAGGACACGTGTACATATACTATAGATACAAGATAATTAGGGATTGGTGGAGAGGGCACTAACAGCTGTTAGAACTAGGAAAGTCTTCCTGTAAAGGTAGTGTCTGAGTTGAGTCTTTAAGGAAACCAGGAACTTTATGATGTGGAGGTGAGGAGTGATAGGAATAGGAGAGGTGAGGAGAAAGTTAAGAGTGAAGAGTAGATAATGGAGGTAGAGGGGCaccttttaggaaaaaatattccTAGCTCCTGAGAAGGCTTTGAGTTGTTATGGGAGTCAGAAGATATGCCGCTTCATCAATGTATGACAAGGCAAAAACTAGATTTTGTTCACTTATTCCCATTAGTTTCATTTGGCCAGTTATACTTTTTAAgaagtcattttcttcagtatcattttgtacctcttttgaCAAAACTGTTACTTCTCTTTTTACAACATATATAAggctcttatttcttttcttatttttctccagttaatgtttgtttttcaaaaagaatGTTGCTCTTTTTCAACACTTCTAAGAATATGTTTTGGatttgtattcattttgcatttttctttgaggtttcgCTTATAGAATCTCTTCCTCTGGTTTTGTGTCTTGAACTTCTCTGTCAGTATAATGTATTGTTTTGAcagaattatttttctgtttacaAAATTTTCAGGCTATTTCTTGAATGTCTACTTGACATTAAGACTGGGCTCTGTTCACCATTGGGAGGAAATCTGGGCTGTGTTTTTGTCCTCATTGGTCCTTCTGCTGATTGTTTtattataaagtaataaaaatctgCTCATTGCCATTCTGATCTGTGTGTGCTCTGAAAATTCCTTGCTGCCATGTGGGAGGAAGATCTGAAttgttctgtttggtcccagagATGTAGTAAGGAGAAATTGCAAAAAGGTAAATGTAGACTTGATAATAAGGAACAATTTCCTTATAATTAGGACTATAGAAAAGAGGGTTCAAGAAGTAGTACAGTCACAATGAAGGAAAAGCAGAAAGAAGTGCACCTTAGTTCACCACTACACATTCCTGACACAGATCTAGAAAGGATACCAGACCAAATTCtgattacaaaattaaaaaaaaaatcacaatcatCTTTCCTGCCAGGGTCAGCAGGCAGTCTCTGTGGGGCACTAGGGATCAGGTCTGTTGACCAAGGATATGTACCTGGATAGGAAGAGACCTCACAGATTCAGGATATGGGGAACTTGAGGTGGCAAATACCTAGGATATGGCTACATGGTGGGATTTTCTGTTTactaagttagaaaaaaaattggaaactaagaatACATATTTGTCTCTGATCTCAGGAGAGATTCAGTTCTAGCCTACAGCACAGGCTCAATCTTATAAGGAAAGGGCAGaggtttctctgaattttctAAGCTTCCCACTAGGTTAATAGTGACCGAGTCCAATTCCAATAGTACCCTCCTTGAACTTACAACCTGGAACAAGTTAACAgaaccaaaacaaaagaaaacaaaacaaaagaaaacaaaaacaagacggaggagttagaaagaaattccatgtaaaataactaggaaaaagtataaaatatttaggagtctAACTGCCAAGACACATACATGATCTATATgaccacaattacaaaacactccaacacaaatataaatataaataattggagaaatattaattgctcatgggtatgaaccaatgtaataaaaatgacaacactATCTAAagtaattaacttatttagtaccataccaatcaatctatcaaagaataatttttatgaaactagaaaaaataataacagaattaaTCTAGAGAAAAacattcaagaatatcaagtgaatttatttttttaaagtgagaaagaagagagtCCAGATACTaaagtatactataaagtaattattgtaaaaataatttgctACTATGTAAGAAATACAGAGTCATCAAGTGGAATATATTAGGCACACAATATATGGAAGCCAATTGAGCCTAGTAACAAGTTTttaatatcaatcaatcaatatttacaTCAGACTGTGTTCCTGGTAATGTTCAATATCCCAGCTATTGTTGCAACAACTCACTATTCTCATCAACAaaaattgatgagaaaactggaaaacagtctggcagaaacCAGATATataccaacatctcacaccatattcCAAGATAAACTCCAAGTTAATTTAGACTGAAAGGGTAACATCATTAGCAAATTAAAGGCACATGCAAGAAATTACCTGCCACCTCAATTGGAGATGAatgaattcatgaccaaacaagagatagagaggttTGCAGAAGTTAAAAGGGGCAATAAAGTTTACttaaaattgaaaaggttttgcatTAATAAAATCAATCTGTCTGATAAAGATTTAATTTATCTGTCCgataaagatttaatttctcaaatatatagaaaactgactcaaatgtataagaataagagtcatttCTGAATTGCTagattgtcaaaggatatgaattggCATTTTTAGAGGAAGAATTACTAGTCATTcatattaatttgaaaaaattatctaaattactaataattagaaaaaggcATTTTCTACATAAAGTTACTCTGAGGTACTGCTTCATACCCATCAGATAGATGAAAAGAAAGATAGTTTAATACAGTTAACATATTCTCCCtaattcttctccaggctaaatcaATTGATTCAACTTATCCTTATTCAAAATAAACTCTTTTGACCCTCTTTGTCTTCTTTGTGCTTTCCACCTTATCAATTAACTTCCTAACATGTGGTGGTCAGAATGGCAACTCTGATCCCCAAAGCAGCAACATTAGTAATCCATTTTTAATAGGCAGTTTTGTGTATTTTTATAGTGATAATGTGCACTTCCCCAGCACTTTTTTCAAAGCTGCAACCACCTCCTTGTTCCTCAAGCTGTAGATAACAGGATTCAACATAGGAGTGAGGATATTGCTAAAAACAGAGAGAGCCTGGTCCTGCTCTGGACTATGAGAAGAACTGAGAGTCATATAAATGAAAATGTTAGGTCCAAAAAAGAGACTCACTACAGTTAGGTGGGAGGAGCAGATGGCCAAGGCTTTTCTCCTCCCCTTGACAGAATTCATCTGGAGGACAGTAAGAAAGATGGCAATGTATGAAGCTGTAATGAGACTAAAAGGCACTACAAGCAACACTATACTTGTCACCATCACTACTAACTCATAGGTTGAAGTGTCCTCACAAGAGAGCTTCAGGATGACTGGTACCtcacagaagaaatgatgaatctCTCGGGAACCACAAATGGGGAAATTCATAGGGTAGACTGTATGGACTAGGGAACTTAAAGCACCACCAATCCAACATCCGATTGCCATCTGAAGGCAAACTGTGAAATTCATGATTACAGGATAATGTAGTGGATTGCAGACAGCCACATAGCGATCATAGGCCATGAGGGTTAGGAGAAGGCACTCAGACATCCCTAATGTAAGGAAGAAGAAGCTCTGGGTACCACAGCCAATCCAAGAAATAGTTTTTGTTCCAGAACAAAAGTTAGTTACCATCTTAGGCACTATTGTGGAAGTTAAGGTCAAATCAATTAGGGAGAGCTGACTGAGTAAAATGTACATAGGGGTGTGGAGCCGAGAATCCCCCCAGATTAAGAGAATAAGGAGTGAGTTTCCTAGAAATGCAATTATATAGATCATGAGGAGGATATAAATGAGGATACCAGAATGTCTAAACTCAGGGAAGAGTCCCAGGAGAATGAAATCTTCCATTGATGTCTCATTATTTCTCCTCATGATTCCACCTGAAAAATAGTTGAGTATAATAAGGCAATAAATAGCCTGACACTTATATCTGCTGACAATTGATTAAAAATGTGTTATTTCCTATGGTtgtttctatctttctatttatatcttaGCCTCAGAATAACACTAAGataatttaataacaaatatttttctacttGTTTATTGATGGTAATTAATTGTAGCATTTATAAGAacattttgtatattatatatattttattatatcatattattattttatgtatatttttgtatatattatagaaACTACATACTGTATACAATGGCCATCTTAGCCAACTCagtggaagaaaaaagatcataAATATCATAACATTGTTTGGTATCCTTTAGACATAttaactgaattttattttacttgtcaggtatcatagaaataattaaacctcaattccacaaatatttattatctataattATCAAGGGATTTTACTCGGGCATTAGATAGTCATAATAAAGACTTTATTAATGTATagtttttacatttacatttagaGCTTTAGATttcttgttgttattcagtcatttcagtcatgtaatgaccccatttagggttttcttgggaaaaatattgaaatggtttgtcatttctttctccaactcatattacagatcaggaaaccaaggcaaacattgttaagtcacttgcccaggatcacacaactagtaagtgtctgagattataattgaactctggaagatgagtcttcctgactcctggcacAGAACTCTACCAATTGTGCCATATATCTGTTCAAAAGTTTTAGATATGTTCTCTCATTTGAAAGTCATAATATCCTTCGAGGTAAATAGTACTCAAATGGATTTGTAGTCTCATTGATTCTTTCAAGGATGCAGATTATAACTCATGCATACCTACCCATGCTATGCTACTCTTTTCTATGTCTTCTCATAGGTTTATCAAACTAAATCCACTCTAGGTATTACatacaaaaatgactaatattacttcattttttaaaaagaaattgaaactcagaAAAGGAGAAGTGATTAGGCTCAAGGTTGCAAATCCACAAACCCAAGGTATCAGATTTCATATTTTAGAATTCTCTTCTTCTACTATAAAACATGCAATGATTCTCTTTTGACTGAATTCAGACCCTTTCTCTTAAACTTAAAGTCCTTCtataatatagataaatatatcttACTCTTTATCCTTCACATCTCTATTACAGGAAACAAATGCTTCAACCAAATGAGGTTGTTTGCTGTTCCCGTTACCTGTATTTTCCTGTCTTAGGGCCTTTGTTTATGCCATCTTCAACTGGAACTGGAGCCCTTGCACCTGGGACTGACCCCTCATTACCTGCCCAGAGGCAAATACTCAATAACCTCCATCTTTTTCTTGCCCAAGAAAGATCAATAATTGTATCAACATCTTAAGAGGGGCCTAGAATTGCTGTAGACTATCTCAGAATGAGGAAGGACTCAGACATTAGCTTTGTTGACTTGACAAACAGAACTGTTCCTTATAACCAGGCCATCTGATCTCCTAAAGCACTCTGGAAAAAGAACAACTTTCTTCTGACCAGTTTAGTGCTGAGGTCTGAAGCTAGGAAAAACCGACTTccaatctgaccccagacacttgctaactgtggGTGACCtgggacatgtcacttaacctctatttgcctgttttctcagctataaagtgAGGATAGTAATAACACCTAtctcaaaggattgttgtgagtatcaaatgaaacaGTATTTTTAGAAAATGCTTAAACAGTTTGTAGACATTATGTAAATGGTTATTCTCTTCCCTGCTAACCACATATTGTCCACTTTATGCTGTGCCATGTCTTCTAGTTAAGAGTGGGTATGGAATTTCATCACTGTTTTATACTATTTCACTTAGTGATATCATTAGCTCCCATGATTCAATTATTACCTCTAGGCTGATGATTCTCAGGTCTACCTATTCCATCCTAATTTCTGCAGATCTTcagtttcccttctccagttatcttttagacatctcaaactggatttccagtagacatcttaaactcaacatgttcaaaacagaaatcattatctttcctcctaaatcCTTCTCCTTCTACCTCCCTAATACTATTGAGAACACCACCATCCTCTCAGTCCCCTAGTCTCATAACTTGACCATCATCTTCCACTCAGAATTATTTGACTTCAATATTCAACTTGTCAATTTTATCTTTGCTACATCTCTTGAAtatgtctcccttccctcctctgacaTCACCACCAGTCTGGTGCAGGCatttatcacctcacacctagactattgcaataacctatTTCAAGTCTCTCATCACTCTAATTCATATTCCATTTAACTACTAAAGTAATTCTTCTAAAGCAGAGGTGTGACCATGTCACTCAATGAACTCTattggcttcctattgcctccaggaccaaaacagaaatataaaggagaaaatcctcttTGTGGCatccaaagtccttcataacctacccacctttccattcttcttacactttactccctggcacatactctttgattcagtgacaTTGGTCTTCCTTTCTGTTCCACAAACAAAATACTCTATCTATAGTGTTTAGGCACTGTCTCTGGCTatttcccattcctggaatgttctctcctcCTTATCtttgcctcttggcttcctttaaatctcagctaaaatcccatcttctacaggaagtctttcctacaCCCTCATAACTCTAGTATcttctctctattaattatttcctctttatcatTTATATCTAcctatctttttatctttctctctctagtCTTCTTAGTAtacatttgtttgtatgttttctctctccttaggttgtgagatccttgagggtaaaaacttttttcttctttttgtatcttcagtgtttGTCATcgttcctggcacatagcaatattttaataaatgctttattgacTGAATAATTGATTGACTTTCTACCACAAATGGATCATAATGAAATTAAAACCCTGGAGTATAGTTTCAGACTGGGAAGTGTGTGAGAGATAATAGATTATAGGTTAAAAAGCTCTCCTCCCTATGAATTTCTGTGATTTGAAGTCAATAGCTGTCAAGGTGAAAATTCTTTTCTCCCATTAACACTCTCTAATTCCTTACTCACATTCATTTCAGTTCTACTCCTGCAATgtttctgtccctctctgtcttccCCTTTCATTGTGCTCTCTGAAACCCCATTctattgttaataataaaaaaaaagctttctgcGTTATATCTCTTCCTCTCATGTTTCTTCTGACCTCTTGAAATCATAGAAACCTGGCCTACTTTCTCCAGTATTGGATGTACCTTCTTTCATGCCTCTGAGAATAggcattgttattgtttttcatgGTCACTTCTAGGCCTTCTCTCTGCCATCATCACTGATAAACCTCCCTTGAAACCTTGGAAACTTGAAAGAATCACTACTAGATTCTGGTAACAAATATCTACCAATATATCCTTCCCTCAGGCCCAACTAAATCTTCCTCCTTTCTGAAGAAATTCAATAATTGGATCATAGTTTTTCTCTCCACACCAACAACAAGCTTTAatcttgggaattttaatgtccATGTTGATGCTCTCCTAATTTGTCAATCTCCTCACCTCCCATGACTTTCATCTTCACCTTATTTAAGCTACACAGATAACTCTTCATCACAAACAGATGTTTGATATTTATTACTTAGAATTCTGAAATTCCCCTAATTTTTCACATCTTcttatacttctatttctttgtgtCCTTCACTTCTCTTAAACTTATTCTTCCTAAGCAGTCAGTCAATCTACCTCGTCTGCTTTTTTTCCAGTCCCATATTCTGGtcttagtttcttttattttcattcttgtcATTATACTAAATCAGTTCAATTTTATCTCCTTTTAACTCCCTTGTCCTTTCCCCCCCTATTTATCTTAATTATTCCCCTATTTATGTACATTATTTTAGTCCTTTAGTCCTGTTCCTATACCTACTTGTATTAACAGTTGGAGGAaagcattatattatatatttattatggcCATTatacattgattttatttaatcTCATACCATACACTCATCAATTTACTCTTCCCTGTCTTACTCTTTATCTCTTTATCCATAAAGCATCTGTCacaaactttcttcttttaagactctttctccatctctaatTTCCCCTAAATAGAGGGAATTTACCCATATATTACTGAAAAAATGAAGGCATTTTTTAAtgagttctctcttctctccagttCTCTATCTTAAAATCTTCCAACATTATTTTGCAATATCTCCTCCAGTGTCTGAGGAAGACAAGGCTCTTCTCCTTGTGAAGACCAACTCCATTGCTTCTGCCCTTTGTTCTACCCTGTCCAGTTTCCTCTAGGaactttctcctttaattttcagcTATCTAGTTTTCAATTATCTACTCTTAATCTATTGGCTCCTTCCTTGATGCCTACAATTATGCTTAGATCTTAAAATGTGCCCCATCCTTAGAAACCTACCATTTGGTCCTCATCCCTTCAAAGATCTTATGTCTCTCTTCAATACATCCtatgtctctcttccctttcactaTCAAACTTCCAGAAAATGCTATCTAGAAAAAAGTTACTCCAATTCTTTACCATTTGCTCATTTTCATGCACTTATAACTCATCTTTCAATCCATAACTTGGCAAAAAGTTGCTTTCCTGAAGATAACTGGCAAGCAATTGTTAACCAAGTGAATGTTTTCTCTTTGTCATCTTTTCTTATGGTTACCCTGCAGTCTGGATACTTTTTCTTCCCTAGTTTTTCATGATACTACTGTCTCATGCAATGTCTTGGATTTTTTCCTCTGATTATTCCTTCtcatttaaatttattgaatTACTTTTCAGATCCTGTCATTTAACTATGTGTTCTAACTTAATGCTCTTTCAAAGATCTTGTCTTCTTTCCTCTTGATCCTTTCTATTGGTGATCTTATAAACTCTCTTGGTTTCAGTTGTCATTTCTATGTAGATGATTCCCCTATCTACATACTTAACCCTTATATCTCTTCTAAGCTCCAATCCTACATGACATGAATATTGTTTTATGTCTTATCCAAACTCCATAGGTCTATTTGCTTGAAATGATTTTCATATTACACAGTCTTGTCAGTTAATCATTCTggatatgttttgtttttcaaaataattattatctaattacattttccccacctttTGTCTTTATAGTTAGCTTTTTGAACCTTAGAGGAAGATTTGATATTTATTATCCAGTTTCAtctcattattattttacttatcATCCTAGCCTAACCAATTTTTCTACATTATCTTATTCTTGTTCCCTATCTCTCACCCACCTAGAGTCATTCCGTAAAGATAAAGCCCTTTCTGATTTCTTTCTAAATCAGGTTAAAATAACTCAGAAAAACTAACCTGCACATCAACTAAGCTGCTTgttgagaacttttttttttgcattcctaATCTTCCTAATCTTTGTtatttgcaaatttgataaggATGCCATTTatcaaatcattgataaaaaattCTGCAAAGAATAAGATTGAGTACCTAATTCCTTTAAGCATGTCCTTACATACTCTTCTCCaaggtatatataattttaaaattccaaggGAATCATAGAAA
It includes:
- the LOC100022712 gene encoding olfactory receptor 2T27-like, which codes for MRRNNETSMEDFILLGLFPEFRHSGILIYILLMIYIIAFLGNSLLILLIWGDSRLHTPMYILLSQLSLIDLTLTSTIVPKMVTNFCSGTKTISWIGCGTQSFFFLTLGMSECLLLTLMAYDRYVAVCNPLHYPVIMNFTVCLQMAIGCWIGGALSSLVHTVYPMNFPICGSREIHHFFCEVPVILKLSCEDTSTYELVVMVTSIVLLVVPFSLITASYIAIFLTVLQMNSVKGRRKALAICSSHLTVVSLFFGPNIFIYMTLSSSHSPEQDQALSVFSNILTPMLNPVIYSLRNKEVVAALKKVLGKCTLSL